A window of Acidobacteriota bacterium contains these coding sequences:
- a CDS encoding superinfection immunity protein, which translates to MLTFCVLAFLYFLPAILAHNKRNFTAIFLLDALLAWTVIGWIASLLWALADEPAAPRVVVIPAAAGAASGHFCGFCGAPISQGCRHCRR; encoded by the coding sequence ATGCTTACGTTCTGCGTATTGGCCTTCCTCTATTTCCTGCCCGCCATCCTGGCGCACAACAAGCGCAACTTCACCGCCATCTTCCTGCTCGACGCGCTCCTCGCCTGGACCGTCATCGGCTGGATCGCCTCTCTCCTCTGGGCCCTCGCCGACGAACCCGCCGCCCCGCGCGTCGTCGTCATCCCCGCCGCCGCCGGCGCCGCCTCCGGTCACTTCTGCGGCTTCTGCGGCGCCCCCATCTCCCAAGGCTGTCGCCACTGCCGCCGCTAG
- a CDS encoding glutathione-dependent formaldehyde dehydrogenase, whose amino-acid sequence MQALCWYGKNDVRVETVADPKLLLPTDAILRVTRTAICGSDLHLLHGAVPGMAAGDILGHEFTGEVVETGPEVKKLQRGDRVVVPFAISCGQCYACRHELWALCDNSNPNAALSSRIYGDGVGALFGYSHPMGGYAGGQAQYVRVPYADVGPLKIPDGVSDEQALLLSDIFPTGYMAAENCDLHPGNTVAIWGCGPVGQFAIRSALILGAARVIAIDRIPERLRMAAAGGAEPLHPNQVDDLQEELLWRTSGRGPDACIDAVGLQPHGRRPGSSQGATVLHQAIAACRKGGTVSIPGVYEGDLNGVPFGTAFAKGLTFRMGPTHIHRYLRPLMQRIQQGEIDPAFVITHRCPLAQAPEAYRLFNHKQQDCIKVVLNPWPQQAA is encoded by the coding sequence ATGCAGGCCCTGTGCTGGTACGGCAAAAACGATGTCCGCGTCGAAACCGTCGCCGACCCCAAACTCCTGCTCCCCACCGACGCCATTCTGCGCGTCACCCGCACCGCCATCTGCGGTTCCGATTTGCATCTGCTACACGGTGCTGTTCCCGGCATGGCGGCCGGCGACATCCTCGGCCACGAGTTTACCGGCGAAGTCGTCGAGACCGGCCCGGAGGTGAAAAAGCTCCAGCGCGGCGATCGCGTCGTCGTGCCTTTTGCCATAAGCTGCGGCCAATGCTATGCCTGCCGCCATGAGCTCTGGGCGCTGTGCGACAACTCCAACCCCAACGCCGCTCTTTCCTCCAGGATCTACGGTGACGGCGTCGGCGCGCTATTTGGCTACTCCCACCCCATGGGCGGTTACGCCGGCGGTCAGGCGCAGTACGTCCGCGTCCCCTACGCCGATGTCGGCCCGCTGAAAATACCCGACGGCGTGAGCGACGAACAGGCCCTGTTGCTCAGCGATATTTTCCCCACCGGCTACATGGCCGCTGAAAATTGCGATCTCCACCCCGGCAACACGGTCGCCATCTGGGGTTGCGGTCCCGTAGGCCAGTTCGCCATCCGCAGCGCCCTGATACTGGGCGCCGCCAGGGTTATCGCGATCGACCGCATTCCCGAGCGCCTCCGCATGGCGGCCGCCGGCGGCGCCGAGCCCCTGCACCCGAACCAGGTGGACGATCTGCAGGAAGAGCTGCTTTGGCGCACCAGCGGCCGCGGTCCCGACGCCTGCATCGATGCCGTCGGCCTGCAGCCGCATGGCCGCCGCCCCGGCTCCAGTCAAGGCGCGACGGTCTTACATCAGGCCATCGCCGCCTGCCGCAAAGGCGGCACAGTTTCCATCCCCGGCGTTTACGAAGGCGACCTCAACGGCGTACCCTTCGGCACCGCTTTTGCCAAGGGCCTGACCTTCCGCATGGGCCCCACCCACATCCACCGCTATCTCCGACCCTTGATGCAGCGCATCCAGCAGGGCGAAATCGACCCTGCCTTTGTCATCACCCATCGCTGCCCGCTCGCCCAGGCGCCGGAAGCCTATCGCCTCTTCAACCACAAACAACAGGACTGCATCAAAGTGGTGCTCAACCCCTGGCCCCAGCAAGCAGCGTAA
- a CDS encoding PaaI family thioesterase codes for MIETLAPVPDNQCFGCGGGNAHGLRLSFELDREQRQVQGRFRIGAEFQGSQGILHGGIIALLLDEAMGKLTRLHGVRAVTAELAVEYLRPIHAEEEIAIRAQETAQDGRNLHFAAEIQNDQGKLLARGRGRFVVIGMR; via the coding sequence ATGATTGAAACACTGGCGCCGGTTCCGGATAACCAATGTTTTGGCTGTGGTGGAGGGAACGCACACGGGCTGCGGCTGAGCTTTGAGCTGGACCGGGAACAACGGCAGGTGCAGGGGCGATTCCGGATTGGGGCGGAGTTTCAGGGCAGCCAGGGGATATTGCACGGCGGCATCATCGCACTGCTGTTGGATGAGGCCATGGGCAAGCTGACCCGGCTGCACGGCGTGCGGGCCGTGACGGCGGAATTGGCGGTGGAGTATCTGCGGCCGATTCACGCGGAGGAAGAGATTGCGATCCGCGCGCAAGAAACGGCGCAGGACGGGCGCAATCTACACTTTGCTGCAGAGATTCAGAATGATCAAGGCAAGTTGCTGGCGCGGGGACGGGGACGGTTCGTGGTCATCGGAATGCGGTAG
- a CDS encoding MFS transporter: protein MLPVICTAAFLIFVQAFMVAPLIPHLAAVFHTKIAWVGLAVPAYLLPYGTTTLAWGPLSDRFGRRTVILVSLLLFIAFTIGTASSAGIIEFLAWRMAAGLGAAGVVPIGLTLIGDVVPFRQRGRALGWLFGSIAGGTATGATVGALLVTAIGWQGLFLIVAALCALVVVLAITLRAIPRLPRSAAPPLAVIVRGYFALLALARGRRTYAYVLLNAVVQSGVYTWLGVYLQRRFGLGEVGIGFALLGYGVPGLLFGPVIGRLADRHGRARIIPAGVALTGVCALLLAAPLPLVAVQAAIVAFSLGFDLTQPLLAGIVTDLRGNRAQAVSLMAFVLFTGFGFGSLLFQIVLTQGFTTALVLFGSAALVAAGVALSLFRAERPLPSCP, encoded by the coding sequence ATGTTGCCCGTTATCTGCACCGCTGCCTTCCTGATCTTCGTTCAGGCCTTCATGGTGGCGCCGCTCATTCCGCACCTTGCGGCAGTCTTTCACACGAAGATCGCCTGGGTGGGGCTGGCGGTGCCGGCCTACCTTCTGCCTTACGGGACGACAACGCTGGCGTGGGGACCGCTCTCCGATCGTTTTGGACGACGCACGGTCATCCTGGTGTCACTGCTGCTGTTTATTGCGTTCACGATCGGCACGGCGTCGTCCGCCGGCATCATCGAATTTCTGGCGTGGCGCATGGCTGCGGGATTGGGTGCTGCGGGGGTGGTGCCGATCGGTCTTACCCTGATCGGTGATGTCGTGCCGTTTCGGCAGCGCGGCCGTGCCCTGGGCTGGCTGTTCGGCTCGATTGCCGGAGGGACCGCCACCGGGGCCACCGTGGGCGCGTTGCTGGTAACGGCGATTGGATGGCAGGGCCTGTTCCTCATCGTCGCTGCACTCTGCGCCCTCGTGGTCGTGCTCGCAATCACACTGCGGGCGATTCCGAGACTGCCCCGATCCGCAGCGCCGCCGCTGGCTGTGATCGTCCGCGGCTATTTTGCCTTGCTGGCGCTGGCGCGAGGGCGCCGCACCTACGCGTATGTGCTCCTCAATGCGGTTGTGCAATCGGGCGTCTACACCTGGTTGGGGGTGTATCTGCAACGGCGCTTCGGACTTGGCGAAGTTGGAATTGGATTCGCACTCCTCGGGTACGGCGTCCCCGGTCTGCTGTTTGGTCCGGTCATTGGCCGCCTGGCAGACCGCCACGGCCGCGCCCGCATCATTCCGGCGGGGGTGGCGCTTACCGGCGTGTGCGCGCTGCTGTTGGCCGCACCGCTCCCGTTGGTCGCGGTCCAGGCGGCCATCGTCGCCTTCTCGTTGGGCTTCGATCTGACCCAGCCTCTCCTCGCTGGCATCGTCACCGACCTGCGCGGAAACCGCGCCCAGGCGGTGAGCCTTATGGCGTTCGTCCTGTTTACCGGTTTTGGGTTCGGCAGCCTGTTGTTCCAGATCGTACTCACGCAAGGTTTTACGACGGCGCTCGTGCTGTTTGGCTCCGCGGCGCTGGTGGCGGCTGGAGTCGCGCTTTCTTTGTTCCGTGCAGAACGTCCACTCCCGAGTTGTCCGTGA
- a CDS encoding type II toxin-antitoxin system VapC family toxin translates to MRPRAAIHRFRDAAPWRNRYRRKSRPLPERGLALVGLLVDTSALIALVSPIDRFHPRAVAAFQQVTLRRSHLIATSYVLLESHALLDRRFGRERAGAFEQGLVPLFEVLWVDERLHLAGLELWRASTRRLSLVDAVSLAAMRQHALAEVWTYDRDFDEQGCEVFG, encoded by the coding sequence ATACGTCCGCGCGCAGCGATTCATCGGTTCCGCGACGCCGCTCCATGGCGAAACCGATATCGCAGAAAATCACGACCGCTACCTGAACGAGGGCTCGCGCTGGTAGGTTTGCTGGTCGACACCTCGGCACTGATCGCGCTGGTGAGCCCCATCGACCGCTTCCATCCACGCGCGGTCGCGGCGTTCCAGCAGGTGACGCTCCGCCGCTCCCACCTCATCGCCACCTCCTACGTGCTGCTCGAATCCCATGCGCTGTTAGATCGGCGTTTCGGCCGTGAGCGGGCTGGTGCGTTCGAGCAGGGCCTTGTGCCCCTTTTCGAAGTCCTCTGGGTGGACGAACGCCTGCATCTCGCCGGCCTGGAGCTCTGGCGCGCTAGCACGCGCCGCCTCAGCCTTGTGGACGCGGTTTCGCTTGCGGCAATGCGCCAGCACGCGCTCGCCGAGGTGTGGACCTACGACCGCGACTTCGACGAACAGGGCTGCGAAGTTTTCGGCTGA
- a CDS encoding beta-ketoacyl-[acyl-carrier-protein] synthase family protein — translation MPRCVVTGVGVVSPLGCGLEANRAGLERGVNGIIPLRAFPAQGFPISCAGEVCDERIPAGAARMEAMALWALGEALAMAALPPAAPQAERAISFAIGKATLELDPLAQRCAEDAARLGLEQLDPENLLRHFPDLEQHRNYYDISAVLERLAARAGVGGARYSCYTACASGNDAIGLGKRLIERGEAEVVIAGGTDSQVHPLSMLEYEMLSALSREPAATACRPFDRKRSGFVVGEGAAVLVLEAAEHARARGARVLAELAGYGSSMDAYGLTKCHPKGRGAAQSIRVALADADLAPGDIDYLNAHGTGTLLNDQSEAAAIHDVWGADTARLPVSSTKGMTGHLLIAASAVEAVFSLIALEEHLLPPNLNYANPDPECELNLITAPGTRAALRTVMSNGFGFGGQNSSLILRLPA, via the coding sequence ATGCCGCGCTGCGTGGTAACGGGGGTGGGGGTGGTATCGCCGCTGGGGTGCGGGCTGGAGGCGAACCGCGCGGGACTGGAGCGCGGAGTGAACGGGATCATTCCGCTGCGGGCGTTTCCGGCGCAGGGGTTTCCGATTTCGTGCGCGGGCGAGGTGTGCGACGAGCGCATTCCGGCGGGGGCGGCGCGGATGGAAGCCATGGCGCTGTGGGCGCTGGGAGAGGCGCTGGCGATGGCGGCGTTGCCGCCGGCGGCGCCGCAGGCGGAACGGGCGATTTCGTTCGCTATTGGCAAGGCGACGCTGGAGCTGGATCCGCTGGCGCAGCGTTGTGCGGAGGATGCGGCGCGGCTGGGGCTGGAGCAGCTCGATCCCGAGAATCTGCTGCGGCATTTTCCGGACCTGGAGCAGCACCGGAATTACTACGACATCAGCGCGGTGCTGGAGCGGCTGGCGGCGCGGGCGGGGGTGGGCGGCGCGCGCTACTCCTGCTACACGGCGTGCGCCAGCGGGAATGACGCCATCGGACTGGGCAAGCGGCTGATCGAGCGGGGCGAGGCGGAGGTGGTGATTGCGGGCGGGACCGACTCGCAGGTGCATCCGCTGAGCATGCTGGAGTACGAGATGCTGTCGGCGCTGTCACGGGAGCCGGCGGCGACGGCGTGCCGTCCGTTTGACCGTAAGCGCAGTGGGTTTGTGGTGGGCGAAGGCGCGGCGGTGCTGGTGCTGGAAGCGGCGGAGCACGCACGCGCGCGCGGGGCGCGGGTGCTGGCGGAGCTGGCCGGATATGGAAGCTCGATGGACGCCTACGGGCTGACGAAGTGCCATCCCAAAGGGCGCGGGGCGGCGCAGTCGATCCGGGTGGCGCTGGCGGATGCGGACCTGGCGCCGGGCGACATTGACTACTTGAACGCGCACGGGACGGGAACGCTGCTGAACGATCAGTCGGAGGCGGCGGCGATTCATGACGTCTGGGGCGCGGATACGGCGCGGCTGCCAGTGAGTTCGACCAAGGGGATGACCGGACATCTGCTGATTGCGGCCTCGGCGGTGGAGGCGGTGTTCAGCCTGATCGCGCTGGAGGAGCACCTGCTGCCGCCCAATCTCAACTACGCGAATCCGGATCCGGAGTGCGAGTTGAATCTCATTACGGCGCCGGGCACGCGTGCAGCGCTGCGGACGGTGATGTCGAACGGGTTTGGATTTGGAGGGCAGAATTCGAGTTTGATTCTGCGGTTACCGGCATAA
- a CDS encoding phenylacetate--CoA ligase family protein, which yields MNIDSLFGFVDHLFLRSTASRVRVARHLSPHTVRLLQRAKFRVLMEHAAKHSRFYQEKFREHGIDWRKVRSHADLGDFFTTADDLRTRPIEDFLCGRPEFGFETTGTSMGVNKRVYFSYEEMKEYGRDGAVGMWNLGLRPDDVVADGFDYSFWNAPFTAYYTVEAMGSFHVIGAFVEPREFYERIRGYKPTVIMGVPTHLVRVTEVAEQEGIWPVKFLLLGGENLSERTRKYIEGVWQAKVYLSYGQTEAFGCNGIECPDKGGYHLSELSLVSEVTDTNEEGYGELTYSTLNRNVMPLLRYRSADITRWATDGECNCLLRFTPRIAKIIGRSDELINCSMGNISPYWFEEMLRDIPQITDDWQVIVRRGDRDDRIEFNMELRPGGDAEAVKEQLFKNIQERFPDCWRYYTKKFFEFDFRFHPPRTLSGGRKLRRLIDARAQAWAE from the coding sequence ATGAACATTGATTCTCTATTTGGGTTTGTTGATCATCTTTTTTTACGCTCGACCGCAAGCCGGGTGCGGGTGGCGCGGCATCTGTCGCCGCACACGGTGCGGCTGCTGCAGCGGGCAAAATTCCGGGTGCTGATGGAACACGCGGCGAAGCACTCGCGTTTCTACCAGGAGAAATTCCGGGAGCACGGCATTGACTGGCGCAAGGTGCGCAGCCATGCCGACCTGGGCGATTTTTTCACGACCGCGGATGACCTGCGCACCCGGCCGATCGAGGATTTCCTGTGCGGAAGGCCGGAATTTGGATTCGAGACGACGGGCACGTCGATGGGCGTGAACAAGCGGGTGTACTTTTCCTACGAGGAAATGAAGGAGTACGGGCGCGACGGCGCGGTGGGGATGTGGAACCTGGGACTGCGGCCGGACGACGTGGTGGCCGATGGGTTCGACTACTCGTTCTGGAACGCACCCTTTACGGCGTATTACACGGTGGAGGCGATGGGATCGTTCCACGTGATCGGAGCGTTTGTCGAGCCGCGGGAATTCTATGAACGCATCCGGGGCTACAAGCCAACGGTGATCATGGGCGTGCCCACGCACCTGGTGCGGGTGACGGAAGTGGCGGAGCAGGAGGGCATCTGGCCGGTGAAGTTCCTGCTGCTGGGCGGGGAGAACCTGAGCGAGCGGACGCGCAAGTACATTGAAGGCGTCTGGCAGGCGAAGGTGTACCTGAGCTATGGACAGACGGAGGCGTTCGGGTGCAACGGCATCGAATGCCCCGACAAGGGCGGCTATCACTTGAGCGAGCTGAGTCTGGTGAGTGAAGTGACGGACACGAACGAGGAAGGCTACGGCGAGCTGACGTATTCGACGCTGAACCGCAACGTCATGCCGCTGCTGCGCTACCGCTCGGCCGATATCACGCGCTGGGCAACGGACGGAGAGTGCAACTGCCTGCTGCGGTTCACGCCGCGCATCGCCAAGATCATCGGGCGCAGCGATGAGCTGATCAACTGCTCGATGGGCAATATCAGCCCATACTGGTTCGAGGAGATGCTGCGGGATATTCCGCAGATTACCGACGACTGGCAGGTGATCGTGCGGCGCGGGGATCGCGACGACCGGATCGAATTCAACATGGAGCTGCGGCCGGGCGGGGATGCCGAGGCCGTGAAGGAGCAGTTGTTCAAAAACATCCAGGAACGGTTCCCGGATTGCTGGCGGTACTACACGAAGAAGTTCTTTGAGTTTGATTTCCGGTTCCATCCGCCCCGGACGCTGAGCGGCGGGCGGAAGCTGCGGCGGCTGATCGATGCGCGTGCGCAGGCGTGGGCGGAGTAG
- a CDS encoding DegT/DnrJ/EryC1/StrS family aminotransferase — MKALDAELAVKGGAKAVEDSLSRVHWPIVTDEDRAAVNRVMDRQILWAQTRPEGLYAPEQQALEQEFAQFLGIKHVLATNGGTAGLHMALVAAGVEPDDEVITSAFSFLATPAAILHAGAKPVFVDIDPRTFNMDPKQIEAKITPRTKALMVVDIHGLCADFDPILAITRKHKLALTEDACQAPGATYKGKQAGTFGVASGFSVNGTKNFAVGEGGFMVTDDDDCYFKGNWLKQVGEGLPETDRTMEFQHLLAWNYRVQELPCAFGRSQLARLGEVNATGQRNAKILDGYLNDLPGVKAPYVPQECVSVYHKYRVTLVPEELKTKLRGAALRDAFMAALRAEGVDVDTWGAAPLSEHPMIKARYPEDRAENYPTTVAMFANSFCVTNDEYPIYAQPEALMHAYGEAIRKVAQGAARLG; from the coding sequence ATGAAAGCTTTGGATGCGGAACTGGCGGTGAAGGGGGGAGCGAAGGCGGTGGAGGATTCCCTGTCCCGGGTGCATTGGCCGATCGTGACCGACGAGGATCGGGCGGCGGTGAACCGGGTGATGGACCGGCAGATACTGTGGGCGCAGACGCGGCCGGAGGGTCTGTACGCGCCCGAGCAGCAGGCGCTGGAGCAGGAGTTTGCGCAATTTCTGGGCATCAAGCATGTACTCGCCACCAACGGCGGCACGGCGGGGCTGCATATGGCGCTGGTGGCGGCGGGAGTTGAGCCGGACGACGAGGTGATTACTTCGGCGTTTTCGTTTCTGGCGACGCCGGCGGCGATTCTGCATGCAGGCGCCAAGCCGGTGTTCGTCGATATCGATCCGCGCACGTTCAATATGGACCCGAAGCAGATTGAGGCGAAGATCACGCCGCGAACCAAGGCGCTGATGGTGGTCGATATTCACGGGCTGTGCGCGGATTTTGATCCGATTCTGGCGATTACGCGGAAGCACAAGCTGGCTCTGACGGAAGACGCGTGCCAGGCGCCGGGAGCGACGTATAAGGGCAAGCAGGCGGGGACGTTTGGCGTGGCGTCGGGGTTCAGCGTGAACGGGACCAAGAATTTTGCCGTGGGCGAAGGCGGATTCATGGTGACCGACGACGACGACTGCTATTTCAAGGGCAATTGGCTGAAGCAGGTGGGCGAGGGGCTGCCGGAGACGGACCGGACGATGGAGTTTCAGCATCTGCTGGCGTGGAATTACCGCGTGCAGGAGCTGCCCTGCGCGTTCGGGCGCAGCCAGTTGGCGCGGCTCGGTGAGGTGAACGCCACCGGACAGCGGAACGCGAAGATTCTGGACGGCTATCTCAACGATCTGCCGGGCGTGAAGGCGCCGTATGTGCCGCAGGAGTGCGTTTCGGTGTACCACAAGTACCGGGTGACGCTCGTGCCCGAGGAGCTGAAGACGAAGCTGCGCGGGGCGGCGCTGCGCGATGCCTTCATGGCGGCGCTGCGGGCCGAGGGCGTGGATGTGGATACCTGGGGCGCGGCGCCGCTGTCGGAGCATCCGATGATCAAGGCGCGGTATCCGGAAGACCGGGCGGAGAACTATCCCACGACGGTCGCCATGTTTGCTAACTCGTTCTGCGTAACCAACGACGAGTATCCGATCTATGCGCAACCGGAAGCGCTGATGCACGCCTACGGGGAGGCGATCCGGAAGGTGGCGCAGGGCGCGGCGCGGCTGGGGTGA
- a CDS encoding pirin family protein produces MSLRPVKKIIQAKPTLEGAGVHLRRAFGWGSTKDFDPFLLLDDFRNDIPADYLAGFPWHPHRGIETITYVLAGTVEHGDSMGHRGAIGSGDVQWMTAGSGIIHQEMPKGDAAGRMHGFQLWGNLPSSQKMIAPRYQEFKAEEIPERTEDDGTHVRVVSGNFWGRKGPVEGVAADPVYLDVSVPPGTRRTLPVEITRHAFAYVFAGSGKFCNASEPLAVPTEPVGWLDTAPPPADVENRSLILFDRGDELEVHAGEDGIRFLLVSGKPIEEPVAWYGPIVMNTQDQLREAYRELQEGTFLKTR; encoded by the coding sequence ATGTCGCTCCGCCCCGTTAAAAAAATCATCCAGGCCAAACCTACCCTCGAAGGCGCCGGTGTCCATCTCCGCCGCGCTTTCGGCTGGGGCAGCACCAAAGACTTTGATCCCTTCCTGCTCCTCGATGACTTCCGCAACGACATCCCCGCCGACTACCTCGCCGGCTTCCCCTGGCATCCCCATCGCGGCATCGAGACCATCACCTACGTGCTCGCCGGCACGGTCGAGCACGGCGACAGCATGGGCCACCGCGGCGCCATCGGCTCCGGAGACGTGCAATGGATGACCGCCGGCAGCGGCATCATCCATCAGGAAATGCCCAAAGGGGACGCTGCCGGACGCATGCACGGCTTTCAGCTCTGGGGCAACCTGCCCTCTTCGCAGAAGATGATCGCCCCGCGTTACCAGGAGTTCAAAGCCGAAGAGATCCCCGAGCGCACCGAGGACGACGGCACCCACGTCCGCGTCGTCTCCGGCAATTTCTGGGGCCGCAAAGGTCCGGTCGAAGGTGTGGCCGCCGATCCCGTCTATCTCGACGTTTCCGTCCCGCCCGGGACCCGCCGCACCCTCCCCGTCGAGATCACCCGCCACGCTTTTGCTTACGTGTTTGCCGGCAGCGGCAAGTTCTGCAACGCCAGCGAGCCGCTGGCCGTACCCACCGAGCCTGTCGGCTGGCTCGATACCGCCCCCCCGCCCGCTGATGTCGAAAATCGCTCCCTCATCCTCTTCGACCGCGGCGACGAGCTCGAAGTCCACGCCGGCGAAGACGGCATCCGTTTCCTCCTCGTCTCCGGCAAGCCCATCGAGGAGCCCGTCGCCTGGTACGGCCCCATCGTGATGAACACTCAGGACCAGCTCCGCGAGGCCTATCGCGAGCTCCAGGAAGGCACCTTCCTCAAGACGCGCTAA
- a CDS encoding L-threonine 3-dehydrogenase, whose translation MSNTMRALVKPRAAAGAELQTVPVPEIGPREVLVRVHTASICGTDLHIYEWDEWAANRIHPPLTFGHEFCGYIERVGAEVEGLKAGQYVSADMHVFCGHCFQCRSGQAHICQFVKILGVDGPGCFAEYVKIPAANIVPLKAEITTDYGAILDPLGNAVHTVLAGETAGRSVAIVGCGPIGLMAIAVARAAGAGPVFALEVNPFRRELAKQMQADFVLDPAKDDVLKTVREHVQAEGVDAALEFSGHPDGIHMALKLVRAGGRLSLLGITHKPVEIDLNHDIIFKGLTVQGINGRRLFDTWYQMIGLLAAKRLPLEPLFTTRLPLSQFKDGFERLRQGKAAKILLDPQA comes from the coding sequence ATGTCCAACACCATGCGTGCCCTTGTGAAGCCCCGCGCTGCGGCGGGGGCTGAGCTGCAAACCGTTCCGGTGCCGGAGATTGGGCCGCGCGAGGTGCTGGTGCGGGTGCATACGGCCTCGATCTGCGGAACCGACCTGCACATTTATGAATGGGACGAGTGGGCGGCGAACCGGATTCATCCGCCGTTGACGTTCGGGCATGAGTTTTGCGGGTATATCGAGCGGGTGGGCGCGGAGGTCGAGGGCCTCAAAGCGGGGCAGTACGTATCGGCCGACATGCACGTGTTTTGCGGGCATTGCTTTCAGTGCCGGAGCGGGCAGGCGCATATCTGCCAGTTCGTGAAGATTCTGGGCGTGGATGGGCCGGGATGCTTTGCCGAATACGTGAAGATTCCGGCGGCCAATATTGTGCCGCTGAAAGCGGAGATTACGACCGACTACGGGGCGATTCTCGACCCGCTGGGCAACGCCGTGCATACGGTGCTGGCGGGGGAAACCGCGGGACGGAGCGTGGCGATTGTGGGCTGCGGGCCGATCGGGCTGATGGCGATTGCGGTGGCGCGGGCGGCGGGCGCGGGGCCGGTCTTTGCGCTCGAAGTCAATCCCTTCCGGCGCGAACTGGCCAAGCAGATGCAGGCGGATTTCGTGCTGGATCCGGCGAAGGACGATGTGCTGAAAACCGTGCGGGAGCATGTGCAGGCCGAGGGTGTGGATGCGGCGCTGGAGTTCAGCGGGCATCCGGACGGGATTCACATGGCGCTGAAGCTGGTGCGGGCGGGCGGACGGTTGAGCCTGCTGGGCATTACCCACAAACCGGTTGAGATTGATCTGAACCACGACATTATTTTTAAGGGGCTCACGGTGCAGGGCATCAATGGGCGCAGGCTATTCGACACCTGGTACCAGATGATCGGGCTGCTGGCGGCGAAGCGGCTGCCGCTCGAGCCGCTGTTCACGACGCGGCTGCCGCTGAGCCAGTTCAAGGATGGGTTTGAGCGGCTGCGCCAGGGCAAGGCGGCTAAAATTTTGCTCGATCCGCAGGCGTAA
- a CDS encoding ribbon-helix-helix protein, CopG family produces the protein MVRTQIQITEQQARFLRQKAHDDRVSLSEIIRRAIDQAAATEQAKRDDLAAKYVRAQRFIGSATPLHGETDIAENHDRYLNEGSRW, from the coding sequence ATGGTCCGCACGCAGATCCAGATCACCGAGCAGCAGGCCCGCTTCCTGCGCCAAAAGGCCCACGACGACCGCGTCTCCTTATCGGAAATCATCCGCCGCGCGATCGACCAGGCCGCTGCGACTGAGCAGGCCAAGCGCGATGACCTCGCCGCCAAATACGTCCGCGCGCAGCGATTCATCGGTTCCGCGACGCCGCTCCATGGCGAAACCGATATCGCAGAAAATCACGACCGCTACCTGAACGAGGGCTCGCGCTGGTAG
- a CDS encoding DNA starvation/stationary phase protection protein → MKKPTLAARHSSNPQTLPIAELHTPSDLDDEATREIAFALNTLLADSFALYIKTKNFHWHMSGPHFRDYHLLLDEQAAQVLATSDPIAERVRKLGRPTLHSIRGIADRQRVADNDEEFVEPHQMLAELRQDNQDMAAHLRQAHGVCDDHGDIASASLIEVWTDEAERRAWFLFEATRAL, encoded by the coding sequence ATGAAAAAGCCAACCCTGGCCGCCCGCCACAGCAGCAACCCCCAAACCCTTCCCATCGCCGAACTCCACACCCCTTCCGATCTGGACGATGAGGCCACGCGCGAAATCGCCTTCGCCCTCAATACGCTGCTGGCCGATTCCTTTGCCCTCTACATCAAGACCAAGAACTTTCACTGGCACATGAGCGGCCCTCACTTCCGCGACTACCATCTCCTGCTCGACGAGCAGGCGGCGCAGGTCCTCGCCACGAGCGACCCCATCGCCGAGCGGGTGCGCAAGCTCGGCCGCCCCACTCTGCACTCCATCCGCGGCATTGCCGACCGCCAGCGTGTCGCCGACAACGACGAGGAGTTCGTCGAACCTCATCAGATGCTGGCCGAGCTGCGCCAGGACAATCAGGACATGGCCGCGCACCTGCGCCAGGCCCACGGCGTTTGCGATGACCACGGCGACATCGCCTCCGCCAGCCTAATCGAAGTCTGGACCGACGAGGCCGAACGCCGCGCCTGGTTTTTGTTTGAAGCAACACGCGCGCTGTAG